The Roseomonas marmotae genome segment AATACCATACAACATGGCGGTGCCGCCGAGCGCGAGGGCCGTCAGCTCCGGGCTTCCATTCGCCAGCGTGCCGATGCCGGCGCCCGCGAGCACTATGAGGGCGGAAGCAATGAAGTTCGGCACGCGTTCAAGCGCTGTGCCCCCGGTGTCAAGCATGTAGCTCAGAATGCAGGTTAGAATGGCATAGGCGATCCAGCCACTGGCCCCGAGCGTGAGCCCTACGACAATGGGCGCCATCAGAGCGAGGGTAAAGCGGACAGACCTTCCGAGCATGCCGTCTCCATGCCAGAACGTCAGCGGCGGGTCGGGCGGAAGCGATGTCGTCCCTGTTTGCTTCTCGCTCAGAACAGCCTCCACTCTCGTCGGCTCGCTGCGGTCGATTACGCCGCCGCCGCCGCTGTAAGTCTTAGCACGCGAGCACAGGTAGCGCGCGTTGAACTAAGTGTATGAAGTCCATGTTTGCCGGGGCAGATGTAAAGAGGCCAGGCCGATCCATCCGGATCAGAAGGATGAGACTGCACCTTGCCGCGCCGCAATGCATCTTGAGACCGTAGGAAACTTCGCAGATCTCCACGGGAACCATAAGGTGTGCAGTTAGATACTTCTGGCTGCCGTGGTGCTGTCGCCTGGCAATCCGGCTTCCTGGTTCAGGTGTTACAGAAGGCCGTTTTCTTCACGGGTAAGATCAGGGATGTACTTTCTGCCTGAGGTGTCCTTCCGATGTCAGGAAAATCCCCGGCGGCGTTATCCAGCGCTGCACGGCCGTAGCAGAGGATCAGCTTCGATCAGATGCATGACAGTCTGATGGATCCTTGTCGTTGCCATCTGGAAGAAAGGAGAATCCTTGCCAAAGACTCTCCGGGCACGCAGAGGTGTGGCGTGACAGTCGCCCATGCCGACGGACAACAGGCCAAATTTCCTCAAGCCAGGGCTTCCTTCTTTATCCATGAAATGTGCGGCGGCATGAGAACCAGCCAGCCATGACACTTACGAAAAAGAAACAATTTATAGTTACCGCTATCAGAATGAATCTCTTGGCGCGTTCATCCATACAGATTTATATGTCGTCCAGGACGTTTACCTAAAAGGAGATTGTTCCGCAGCACCAAAAGATTCGGCAGAGGCTCTCCGGAGCGATGATGCAAGCTCGGAGCAGGCAGGTAGCACAGCTGCGTTTCTAATAAGTAAAGTCTCCGAAATCGATCGGGCACATGCTGAACGGTTGCCGCTGGTCAGCAGGCCATGAGGAGGTCGCTAATGCATTTTACACCGCGAGAAATCGATAAGCTCATGATCTACATGGTCGCCCTTATCGCGCAGAAGCGCAAGGATGCGGGGCTGAAGCTCAACCATCCGGAAACGGTATCGCTCATCTCGGCTGCCGCGCTCGACGGTGCGCGTGCCGGCAAGACCGTTGAGGAGGTCATGGAACTGGCTGGGAAGGCGCTCACGCGAAACGACGTCATGGAAGGCGTCGCGGAAATGATCCCGTATGTCCAGCTGGAGGCCGTGTTCACCGACGGCAGCCGCCTCGTCACTGTCCACAATCCCGTCAAGTAGCGGCGATCGAAGGAATCATCATGAGCAAGGACCAGAACAAGCGGCCACCAGAAGCTTCCGTGCCTGACAAGGGCGGCAGAAAGGCCCCGGTTGGCGGACTCGTCCTCGGTGACGGTGACATTGAGATCAATGCCGGCTATCCAACGACCACGCTGAAGGTCCGGAATACCGGCGACCGGCCAGTTCAGGTCGGCTCCCATTTCCATTTCTTCGAGGTGAACTCGTCCCTCGAATTCGATCGCCAGCAGGCCTTTGGCAAGCGGCTCAATATTCCCGCGACTACCGCTCTGCGCTTTGAGCCGGGCGATGAAAAGGAAGTTGTGCTCGTTCCCTATCAAGGCAAGCAGCGCGTGTTTGGCTTCAACGGCCTCGTCAATGGCTGGGCCGGTGACGAAAGCTACAATGATTACCGGCCACGCCTGACGGACGCTCTCGAGAAGGCGAAGCGCTACGGCTTCAAGAGCAAGTCGTGATGAGCCGCAACAATCAGGGAACGGGGATCTGAAATGGCCAAGCTCTCAAGGCAGCAATACTCGGATCTGTATGGTCCCACGACCGGCGATAAGATTCGTCTTGGTGACACCGACCTCTATGTGGAGATCGAGCAAGATCTCCGTGTCTATGGTGAGGAGGCTGTCTATGGCGGCGGTAAGACGCTGCGCGACGGGATGGGGTTTGACAATGAACTCACCAGCGCCGCCGGCTCACCCGATCTTATCATAACCAGTGTCACCATCATCGATGCCAAGCTCGGTATCATCAAGGCCGATGTCGGCATCAAAAACGGTCTGATCTGCGGCATTGGGAAGGCAGGCAACCCCTCGGTCATGACGGGGGTGACGAATGGCCTCGCGCTCGGGCCTGGTGTCGACGCCATATCAGGTGAGCATCTTATCCTGACGGCGGGTGGCATTGATGCACATGTCCACTTCATCTCGCCGCAGCAGGCCCAGGCCGCTTTGTCCAACGGCGTCACGACGCTGCTGGGCGGCGGCGTCGGTCCCACCGACGGCACCAACGGCACCACCATCACGCCGGGCACATGGAACATCGAGCAGATGCTGCGCTCGTTCGATGGCTGGCCAGTGAATGCAGGTGTGCTTGGCAAAGGAAACTCCTCCTCGCCTGTCCCGGTGGAAGAGCAGATCTTTGCCGGGGCGATGGGTCTCAAGATCCACGAGGACTGGGGCAGCACGCCAGCCGCCATCCGCTCGACGCTCACAGTCGCCGACATTCATGACGTCCAGGTCTGTATCCATACCGATACCCTGAATGAGTCAGGCTTCGTCGAGAACACTATCGCGGCGTTTGAAGGCCGCACGATCCACACCTACCATACCGAAGGTGCGGGCGGTGGCCATGCGCCAGACATCATCCGCGTCGCGGGTCTGTCGAACGTTATCCCCAGCTCGACCAATCCAACTCTTCCCTTCGGCATCAATTCCCAGGCCGAATTGTTCGACATGACAATGATTTGTCACAATTTGAGCCCGAAGATCCCCACCGACGTCGCCTTTGCCGAGAGCCGCGTTCGTGTCGAGACGATTGCCGCGGAGAATGTCCTGCATGACCTGGGAGCGATCTCCATCATCTCCAGCGACAGCCAGGCGATGGGACGGGTTGGTGAGAACTGGACCCGCGTTGTCCAGCTTGCCGACCTCATGAAGCAGCGTCGTGGCGCCTATCCGGGCGACACCTCTGATAACGACAATCAACGTGTCCTTCGCTTCGCCGCGAAGATTACCATCAACCCGGCCATCGCGATGGGCGTGTCGCATGTGATCGGCTCGGTGGAAGTCGGCAAGATGGCGGATCTCGTCCTCTGGGAGCCGGCCTTCTTTGGCGCCAAGCCGAAGATGGTAATAAAAGGCGGGATGATCTCCTGGGCATTGATGGGTGACCCGAATGCGTCCCTGCCCACACCGCAGCCGGTGATCTATCGTCCGATGTTCGGCGCAATGGGCTCAGCATTGCCCAGGACCCGGATGACCTTTACCTCACATGCGGCTTTCGAGCACGGCATTGTGGACCGCTACGAACTGAAATCGCAGGTGGTGCCGGTCTACGGCACGCGCACTCTTACAAAGAGTTCGATGATCCGCAACTCCGCCCTGCCAAAGATCGAGGTCAATCCCGAAACATTTGCCGTCATGGTTGATGGCACGCATGCCACGATCGAACCGGCCAAGCGTCTTCCTCTCGCTCAGCTTCATTTCTTCAGCTGAATATCCAGATAAACTTCGACTGGTGATGCGTTTTCACACAACATTCCAGCGGTCCTCAGGTGATGGAAGCAATCGATATCCTGTGGGTCGGACTAGGAGGCGGTATCGGATCGCTGCTGCGCTGGCAGATCGGTCGGGTTATCGACAAACGCATCACCACGCCGTTCAAGTTCGGCACCTTCTTTATCAATGTATCAGGCGCCTTCATCATCGCGTACATTTCCACGATGCTCGCATTGGGGTGGGAGCATCGCTATGGCAGCGTGATCTCCTCCCTTGTGCTGACAGGTGTGCTTGGTGGCTATACCACGTTCAGCACCATGCAACTCGACGCGGTACAGATGACAACCGCACACCGCCATGGGCTCGCGGTCATCTATCTCGTGACCTCCGTGTGCGCCGGCCTTTTGGCTGCCGCGGCAGGCGTGGCCCTCGCAAGAACATAGGAGGCGTCATTGTGGCAGTCAGCAGCAATCGTCTTTGCGGGCGGCGGGCTTGGCGCGATTGCCCGCGAGCTCTTCATGCTCATGCTGGGACGCTACAGCACGGCCTTTCCAGTCGATATCTTCATGGCGAATATCCTTGCCTCCTTTCTTCTGGGGATGGTTTTCGGACTTCATCGGGCACGCCGCGCGTCGGACAGTGCCAATCTGCTGATCGCGACAGGCTTCTGCGGTGGGATGTCCACATTCTCGAGCTTCGTGTTCGGGGCCTTTTCAGAGATGACCACGCCTGGTCGGCTTTTCCTGTCGATCCTCTACATCATCGCCAGTCTCGTCGTCGGCTACGGCGCCGCATGGATCGGCCTTCGCAGCGTGACGCGGAAGCGCCCTTCCTGAAGCCGATGTTCTGGAGGAACATATGATTCTTGTTGAGAGAACGCTCGGCAACCTCCGTGATTCTGTATGGCAGGAACGGGCGAAGTCTGCCGATGTCGACCTTCTGGTGCTCGAACAATGGGAAGCTCCCAAGAGCCGCCTGCGCAAGGAAAGTAAGGGTGGTGTGGAACTTGCCATCTCGCTGCCGCGATCCGAACATCTACATGATGGCGATGTGCTGTATTACGACGAGGCCGCGAAGGTTATCGTCGCTGCGCGGATTTCGCTGAAAGATGTCCTGGTGATCGAGCTCGAAGACATCGGGAAGCTGACACCGGATGAGATCCTGCGCGTCAGCTTTGAACTTGGCCATGGTCTCGGCAATCAGCACTGGCCGGCGGTGATCAAGGGAACGACCGTCTATGTTCCGCTTTCGGTGGACCAGAAGGTAATGGCCTCGGTCATGCGGACCCATGCTTTCGAACATGTAAGAACCCGCTTTGCGCCGGGTGCGGAGATCGCGGCCAAGCTGGACGCGCGGGAAGTGAGGTTGCTCTTTGCCGGAGCCGACGCGACGCCGCATCACCATCATGGCACCGGTGCGTCAGGTCATGCAGATGGCGGAGACCACCATCACGCAAACGAGCACGATGGCCATCATGACCATTCCCACGGCCACGCACATTCTTCGGTGAAATGATGGACGAGGGAGGCATGGGAAGGCACGGCATTCCATCGGGCATGGTGCATCTGGCGCGCCTGCTTCAGTTCTCGGACTCGACCTTGCCGATAGGATCTTTCGCTTTCTCAAATGGCCTTGAATCGGCGTTGCAGACACGTATCGTCACCGACCCGGAAAGCCTCTTGGACTATGTTACCCTCATCCTGCGCCAGACGGCGCGGATGGATGGGATTGCCTTGCTCCATGCTCATCGTTCTGCGCGCTCCGGCCGTTATGACGAGGTCCTCCAGGCCGATGGCGAGCTTTACTGCCGGCGCGTGGGTGAGGAGCAACAACTGATGCTCACCCGTGTCGGCAAGAAGTTCGCCGAGTTGGTGCTGAGCATCTTACCATCGCCGACGCTCGGACGCTGGCTCACCGACATCAAAGCTGGCGCAACGCCGGGCTGCCTTCCGGTCGGCCAGGGAGTCGCCCTGGCCCATATGGGCGTCGACGAGGTTGAGGCCTTCGTCATGCACCAATACGGCATCGCCTCCATGATCCTGAGCGCCGCGCTGCGGTTGATGCGGATCGACCATGTCGGCACGCAACGGATCCTCTTCGCAGCCCAGGCGCGTGTCGAAGGAGATTACCTGGCGGTGCGCGACCTTTCGCTTGATGAAATGGCGTCCTTTTCGCCGGTCTTCGATGTCCTCGTCGCACACCATACGACTACCCATGTCCGCCTGTTCATGAACTGAACAGGGCACCGGCAAAGGAAGCGGCCCATGAAAAAGATCACGCGCATCGGTATTGGCGGCCCGGTCGGCTCCGGTAAGACCGCCGTCATTGAGGCCATAACGCCACGGCTCATCGAGCTTGGAATCAAACCCTTGATCATCACCAATGACGTGGTGACGACGGAGGATGCCAAACAGGTTCGCCGCACCCTGAACGGCATCCTGATCGAGGAGAAGATCGTCGGGGTCGAGACAGGTGCCTGCCCGCATACCGCTGTTCGTGAGGACCCCTCAATGAACATCGCGGCGGTCGAGGAACTCGAGAGCAAGTATCCGGACAGCGACCTGATTCTGATCGAGTCCGGGGGCGATAACCTCACCTTGACC includes the following:
- a CDS encoding urease subunit gamma, which produces MHFTPREIDKLMIYMVALIAQKRKDAGLKLNHPETVSLISAAALDGARAGKTVEEVMELAGKALTRNDVMEGVAEMIPYVQLEAVFTDGSRLVTVHNPVK
- a CDS encoding urease subunit beta yields the protein MSKDQNKRPPEASVPDKGGRKAPVGGLVLGDGDIEINAGYPTTTLKVRNTGDRPVQVGSHFHFFEVNSSLEFDRQQAFGKRLNIPATTALRFEPGDEKEVVLVPYQGKQRVFGFNGLVNGWAGDESYNDYRPRLTDALEKAKRYGFKSKS
- a CDS encoding urease subunit alpha — encoded protein: MAKLSRQQYSDLYGPTTGDKIRLGDTDLYVEIEQDLRVYGEEAVYGGGKTLRDGMGFDNELTSAAGSPDLIITSVTIIDAKLGIIKADVGIKNGLICGIGKAGNPSVMTGVTNGLALGPGVDAISGEHLILTAGGIDAHVHFISPQQAQAALSNGVTTLLGGGVGPTDGTNGTTITPGTWNIEQMLRSFDGWPVNAGVLGKGNSSSPVPVEEQIFAGAMGLKIHEDWGSTPAAIRSTLTVADIHDVQVCIHTDTLNESGFVENTIAAFEGRTIHTYHTEGAGGGHAPDIIRVAGLSNVIPSSTNPTLPFGINSQAELFDMTMICHNLSPKIPTDVAFAESRVRVETIAAENVLHDLGAISIISSDSQAMGRVGENWTRVVQLADLMKQRRGAYPGDTSDNDNQRVLRFAAKITINPAIAMGVSHVIGSVEVGKMADLVLWEPAFFGAKPKMVIKGGMISWALMGDPNASLPTPQPVIYRPMFGAMGSALPRTRMTFTSHAAFEHGIVDRYELKSQVVPVYGTRTLTKSSMIRNSALPKIEVNPETFAVMVDGTHATIEPAKRLPLAQLHFFS
- a CDS encoding fluoride efflux transporter FluC, which codes for MEAIDILWVGLGGGIGSLLRWQIGRVIDKRITTPFKFGTFFINVSGAFIIAYISTMLALGWEHRYGSVISSLVLTGVLGGYTTFSTMQLDAVQMTTAHRHGLAVIYLVTSVCAGLLAAAAGVALART
- a CDS encoding CrcB family protein yields the protein MWQSAAIVFAGGGLGAIARELFMLMLGRYSTAFPVDIFMANILASFLLGMVFGLHRARRASDSANLLIATGFCGGMSTFSSFVFGAFSEMTTPGRLFLSILYIIASLVVGYGAAWIGLRSVTRKRPS
- a CDS encoding urease accessory protein UreF codes for the protein MVHLARLLQFSDSTLPIGSFAFSNGLESALQTRIVTDPESLLDYVTLILRQTARMDGIALLHAHRSARSGRYDEVLQADGELYCRRVGEEQQLMLTRVGKKFAELVLSILPSPTLGRWLTDIKAGATPGCLPVGQGVALAHMGVDEVEAFVMHQYGIASMILSAALRLMRIDHVGTQRILFAAQARVEGDYLAVRDLSLDEMASFSPVFDVLVAHHTTTHVRLFMN
- the ureG gene encoding urease accessory protein UreG, producing MKKITRIGIGGPVGSGKTAVIEAITPRLIELGIKPLIITNDVVTTEDAKQVRRTLNGILIEEKIVGVETGACPHTAVREDPSMNIAAVEELESKYPDSDLILIESGGDNLTLTFSPALADFYIYVIDVAAGDKIPRKNGAGVCQSDILVINKKDLAPYVGASLEVMERDSKLMRGTKPFIFTNCKTGEGIDELIRLILDMALFDVKVKSSVAAGA